In Bacillus sp. DX3.1, the following proteins share a genomic window:
- the trpD gene encoding anthranilate phosphoribosyltransferase produces the protein MNRYLRKLVEGQDLTEYEMYEAGLALLGEDILESEIAAFLALLKAKGETADEIYGLVRALREKALPFSNHIQGAMDNCGTGGDGAQTFNISTTSAFVLAGAGVKVAKHGNRAVSSKTGSADLLEELGVNIACTPAQIDFLLEKVGIAFLFAPAMHPALRRIMKIRKELNVPTIFNLIGPLTNPIDLETQFVGIYKRDMLLPVAQVLQKLGRKQALVVNGSGFLDEASLQGENHVVILKDNKIIEVNVSPEEYGFSRVNNEEIRGGNAKENANITLQVLQGEDSVYRDTVLLNAGLALFANGKAATIGEGIRIAAHSIDSGKALAKLNLLIAASNKKLERVN, from the coding sequence ATGAATCGTTATCTTCGGAAATTAGTAGAGGGACAGGATTTAACAGAGTATGAAATGTATGAAGCGGGTCTTGCACTATTAGGCGAAGATATATTAGAAAGTGAAATTGCTGCCTTTTTAGCACTATTAAAAGCGAAGGGTGAAACGGCGGATGAAATATACGGTCTCGTTCGTGCTCTCCGGGAAAAAGCATTGCCATTCTCTAACCATATTCAAGGGGCGATGGACAATTGCGGAACAGGCGGAGACGGTGCACAAACATTTAATATTAGTACAACATCTGCTTTCGTACTTGCTGGTGCTGGCGTAAAGGTTGCGAAACATGGAAACCGCGCTGTTTCTAGTAAAACAGGGAGTGCCGATTTATTAGAAGAACTCGGGGTAAATATCGCATGTACACCAGCGCAAATTGATTTTTTATTAGAGAAAGTAGGCATTGCCTTTTTATTTGCACCAGCGATGCATCCGGCACTTAGACGCATTATGAAAATAAGAAAAGAATTAAATGTACCAACCATTTTTAATTTAATTGGACCACTTACAAATCCGATTGACCTTGAAACACAGTTTGTTGGTATTTATAAGCGCGATATGCTGCTGCCAGTAGCGCAAGTATTGCAAAAGCTTGGCAGAAAGCAAGCACTTGTTGTGAATGGTAGCGGATTTTTAGATGAGGCATCTCTGCAAGGAGAAAATCATGTGGTGATTTTAAAAGATAACAAGATTATAGAAGTGAATGTTTCCCCAGAAGAGTATGGGTTTTCTCGGGTGAATAATGAAGAGATTCGAGGCGGAAATGCGAAAGAAAATGCAAACATTACATTGCAAGTGCTGCAAGGAGAAGACAGTGTATACCGCGATACGGTGTTATTAAATGCAGGTCTTGCCCTTTTTGCAAACGGAAAAGCAGCAACGATAGGGGAAGGAATTCGCATTGCAGCTCATAGCATTGATTCTGGAAAAGCGTTAGCTAAATTAAATCTATTGATTGCTGCAAGTAACAAAAAGTTAGAGAGGGTGAATTAA
- a CDS encoding aminodeoxychorismate/anthranilate synthase component II yields the protein MIVLIDNYDSFTYNLYQLLGASAEQIVVLRNDKVTIKELEEMKPNAIILSPGPGKPEGAGICMEVIQHFYKTIPILGICLGHQAIVAAFGGEIVQAAHIKHGKTSLVKHNGTSIFSYVKQPLSAMRYHSLVAEQQTLPSCFDILATAMDDGEIMAVRHNYYPLFGLQFHPESIATEEGGKLIRAFLSDVKEVERV from the coding sequence ATGATTGTACTCATTGATAACTATGATTCATTCACATACAACTTATATCAATTGTTAGGGGCTAGTGCAGAACAGATTGTGGTGCTACGTAACGATAAAGTGACGATCAAGGAACTTGAGGAAATGAAGCCAAACGCAATTATTCTTTCACCAGGACCTGGAAAACCAGAAGGTGCGGGGATTTGTATGGAAGTGATTCAACACTTTTATAAAACGATTCCGATTCTTGGCATTTGTCTTGGGCATCAAGCGATTGTTGCCGCATTTGGCGGAGAAATTGTGCAGGCAGCGCACATTAAGCACGGGAAAACATCGCTTGTGAAACATAACGGTACATCTATATTTTCATATGTAAAACAGCCATTAAGTGCGATGCGTTACCATTCGCTCGTAGCGGAACAACAAACGTTACCTAGTTGCTTTGACATATTAGCAACAGCGATGGATGACGGAGAAATTATGGCAGTTCGCCACAACTACTATCCGCTCTTTGGACTACAGTTTCATCCCGAATCGATTGCGACTGAAGAAGGCGGAAAATTAATACGTGCATTTTTATCCGATGTGAAAGAGGTGGAGAGAGTATGA
- the putP gene encoding sodium/proline symporter PutP yields MNTQILILISISIYMLGMLVIGYFAYKRTSNLTDYMLGGRTLGPAVTALSAGAADMSGWLLMGLPGAMFSVGLSSSWIAIGLTLGAYANWIYVAPRLRTYSEIANNSITIPEFLEHRFHDASHMLRLVSGLVIMIFFTFYVASGFVSGAVLFENSFGLNYHVGLLIVGSVVVAYTLFGGFLAVSWTDFVQGIIMVIALVLVPIVTIMNVNGLGPAFDTIRSIDPALLNIFKGTSVLGIISLFAWGLGYAGQPHIIVRFMAISSVKEIKSARRIGMGWMIFSVVGAMFTGLIGIAYYSKEGLNLSDPETIFVALGSILFHPLITGFLLAAILAAIMSTISSQLLVTSSAITEDLYRTFFKRSASDRELVFVGRMAVLVIALIGCGLAFKQNDTILALVGYAWAGFGSSFGPVVLLSLYWKRMTKWGALAGMIAGAITVITWTQFKFLKDFLYEMLPGFTASLLAIIIVSLLTKPSKEVEKQFEEFEKTA; encoded by the coding sequence ATGAATACGCAGATTTTGATTTTAATTTCTATCTCGATTTACATGCTAGGGATGTTAGTCATTGGCTATTTTGCCTATAAGCGAACATCCAACTTAACAGATTATATGCTTGGCGGGCGTACATTAGGCCCCGCAGTAACAGCATTAAGTGCCGGAGCAGCTGATATGAGCGGCTGGCTGTTAATGGGGTTACCTGGTGCAATGTTTAGTGTTGGATTAAGTAGTAGCTGGATTGCGATTGGCTTAACACTCGGTGCCTACGCGAACTGGATCTATGTCGCTCCTCGCTTACGTACCTACTCAGAAATTGCAAACAACTCTATTACTATTCCAGAATTTTTAGAGCACCGTTTCCATGATGCATCTCATATGCTACGTCTTGTTTCTGGACTTGTTATTATGATCTTTTTTACATTTTATGTAGCTTCAGGATTCGTCTCAGGTGCTGTATTATTCGAAAATTCATTTGGCTTAAATTATCATGTTGGGCTACTTATTGTTGGAAGCGTTGTTGTAGCTTACACATTATTCGGCGGTTTCTTAGCTGTAAGCTGGACAGACTTCGTTCAAGGAATCATTATGGTAATTGCACTTGTCCTTGTCCCAATTGTAACAATTATGAATGTAAATGGTCTTGGGCCAGCATTCGATACAATTCGATCTATTGACCCAGCATTATTAAATATTTTCAAAGGTACTTCCGTATTAGGCATTATCTCATTATTCGCTTGGGGTCTTGGTTATGCTGGACAACCTCATATTATCGTACGCTTTATGGCAATTTCATCTGTAAAAGAAATAAAAAGCGCTCGCCGAATTGGTATGGGCTGGATGATTTTTTCTGTGGTAGGAGCTATGTTTACTGGTCTTATCGGTATCGCTTACTATTCAAAAGAGGGATTAAACCTCTCTGATCCAGAAACAATTTTCGTTGCACTAGGCAGCATTTTATTCCATCCACTCATTACTGGATTTTTATTAGCAGCTATTTTGGCTGCGATTATGAGCACAATCTCTTCTCAGCTTCTTGTTACTTCGAGTGCGATAACAGAAGACTTATATCGAACATTCTTTAAACGTTCTGCATCTGATCGCGAGCTTGTATTTGTCGGTCGTATGGCAGTGCTTGTTATTGCACTCATTGGATGTGGATTAGCATTTAAACAAAACGACACAATCCTAGCGCTTGTTGGCTATGCTTGGGCTGGCTTCGGTTCTTCATTTGGTCCTGTCGTTTTACTGAGCTTATACTGGAAACGCATGACAAAATGGGGAGCACTAGCAGGAATGATTGCCGGTGCTATAACTGTTATTACGTGGACACAGTTTAAGTTTTTAAAAGATTTCTTATATGAAATGCTTCCTGGCTTTACAGCAAGCTTACTTGCAATTATTATCGTGAGTTTACTAACAAAACCTTCAAAAGAAGTTGAAAAACAATTTGAAGAATTTGAAAAAACTGCATAA
- the trpE gene encoding anthranilate synthase component I: MITKEQFMMQKQQGKTFLVIQEEEGDSLTPISLYRRMKGKKKFLLESSQLHQDKGRYSYLGCDPYGEIKSVGRAVEITIHGVTEKVEEHVLQVLERVLAPSQVESPFPFCGGAIGYIGYDVIRQYEDIGEVLSDPVNIPEVHVLLYRMFVVYDHLRQKLSFVYVCREDDMDSYEEVYEQLQAYKQDVLSGAEEHVKETHASLSFTSSVTEEKFCEMVEQAKEYIRAGDIFQVVLSQCLQSEFTGDPFALYRRLRIANPSPYMFYIDFQDYVVLGSSPESLLSVRDEKVMTNPIAGTRARGKTKEEDDKIAKELLANEKERAEHMMLVDLGRNDIGRVSEIGSVQLDKYMKVEKYSHVMHIVSEVSGILGKQMNCFDALAYCLPAGTVSGAPKIRAMKIINGLETKKRNVYAGAVGYIAFSGNLDMALAIRTMVVKNRKAYVQAGAGIVYDSNPNAEYEETLNKARALLEVMK, translated from the coding sequence ATGATAACGAAAGAACAATTTATGATGCAAAAACAACAAGGAAAAACATTTCTCGTGATTCAGGAAGAAGAAGGAGATAGTTTGACGCCAATTTCTTTATATCGCCGTATGAAGGGGAAGAAAAAATTTTTACTCGAAAGCTCGCAGCTACATCAAGATAAAGGACGCTATTCTTACTTAGGATGTGACCCTTATGGAGAAATAAAAAGTGTTGGTAGAGCGGTAGAGATTACGATACATGGTGTGACGGAAAAGGTAGAAGAACATGTATTACAGGTGTTGGAAAGGGTGCTTGCGCCATCTCAAGTAGAAAGTCCATTTCCGTTTTGCGGAGGAGCAATTGGCTATATTGGCTATGATGTGATTCGTCAATATGAAGATATTGGAGAAGTGTTGTCTGACCCAGTAAATATTCCAGAAGTTCATGTACTACTTTACCGCATGTTTGTTGTCTATGATCATTTACGACAAAAACTATCATTTGTATATGTATGTAGGGAAGATGATATGGACTCCTATGAAGAGGTTTATGAACAGTTGCAAGCATATAAGCAGGATGTATTGAGTGGGGCAGAAGAGCACGTAAAAGAAACGCATGCTTCTTTATCATTTACATCTTCTGTAACAGAAGAAAAGTTTTGTGAGATGGTTGAACAAGCAAAGGAATACATTCGAGCAGGTGATATCTTTCAAGTTGTATTATCACAGTGTTTGCAAAGTGAATTTACGGGTGATCCATTTGCGCTCTATCGCCGGCTTCGGATTGCGAATCCATCGCCTTATATGTTTTACATTGATTTTCAAGATTATGTCGTACTTGGCTCATCACCAGAAAGTTTACTTTCTGTACGAGATGAAAAAGTGATGACAAACCCGATTGCTGGAACAAGAGCGCGGGGAAAAACGAAAGAAGAGGATGACAAGATAGCGAAAGAGCTGCTTGCAAATGAGAAAGAGCGAGCAGAGCATATGATGCTTGTGGATTTAGGCCGAAATGATATCGGACGGGTGAGTGAAATCGGTTCGGTTCAATTAGATAAATATATGAAAGTCGAGAAGTATTCACATGTGATGCACATTGTATCCGAAGTTTCCGGAATATTAGGAAAACAAATGAACTGCTTTGATGCATTAGCATATTGTTTACCGGCAGGAACGGTATCGGGAGCTCCGAAAATTAGGGCGATGAAAATTATAAATGGATTAGAAACGAAAAAAAGAAATGTGTATGCCGGAGCTGTCGGATATATCGCTTTCTCAGGGAATCTTGATATGGCACTCGCCATTCGAACGATGGTTGTAAAGAATCGGAAAGCATATGTGCAGGCAGGTGCTGGTATTGTGTATGATTCGAATCCAAATGCCGAATACGAAGAGACGTTAAATAAAGCGAGAGCACTTCTGGAGGTAATGAAATGA